From a single Candidatus Omnitrophota bacterium genomic region:
- a CDS encoding prepilin peptidase, producing the protein MILEQNFISIVFFVFGSIIGSFLNVCIIRMAKEESIVTPGSHCLKCNKMIPWYNNIPLLSYVMLRGKCRFCGEKFSFRYFLIELLTALSFLGLYRYFGFQPILWPYLVMVSGFIVATFTDIDERIIPDEISVGGMVVGLIFSLAIPQLHHADSHLLSLWRSVLGVLIGGGSIYLMGIIGDFLFKKESMGGGDVKLMAMIGAFLGWKLALLGFLIAPFFGAVFGIIEKIRTKESLIPYGPFLVIGALIALFFSEPLLAWIMSGYGLY; encoded by the coding sequence ATGATATTAGAACAAAACTTTATTTCGATTGTATTTTTTGTATTTGGTTCTATTATTGGTAGTTTTTTAAATGTCTGCATTATTCGTATGGCCAAAGAAGAATCTATTGTGACTCCAGGGTCTCACTGTTTGAAATGTAATAAAATGATTCCTTGGTACAACAATATCCCACTTTTAAGTTATGTTATGTTGCGAGGAAAATGTCGATTTTGCGGCGAAAAGTTTTCTTTTCGCTATTTTCTAATTGAGCTTTTGACAGCTCTTTCATTTTTAGGGCTTTATCGATACTTTGGTTTTCAGCCGATTTTATGGCCTTATCTAGTTATGGTGTCAGGTTTTATTGTTGCAACATTTACTGATATTGATGAGAGGATTATTCCTGATGAGATTAGTGTTGGAGGAATGGTTGTTGGTCTTATTTTTAGCCTTGCGATTCCACAGCTGCATCACGCGGATTCGCATCTTTTGTCTTTATGGCGATCAGTCTTAGGGGTTTTGATTGGTGGCGGTTCGATTTATTTGATGGGTATCATTGGCGATTTTCTTTTTAAAAAAGAATCCATGGGTGGTGGCGATGTTAAGCTCATGGCTATGATTGGCGCATTTTTAGGATGGAAGCTTGCACTTTTAGGATTTCTTATCGCTCCGTTTTTTGGTGCGGTTTTTGGTATTATTGAGAAAATTAGAACTAAAGAGAGCCTTATTCCTTACGGTCCATTTCTTGTGATCGGGGCTCTAATTGCACTTTTCTTTTCAGAACCGCTTCTTGCATGGATTATGAGCGGTTACGGTCTTTATTAG
- the aroE gene encoding shikimate dehydrogenase encodes MNEQKSIYGLVGYPLGHSLSPLMHNAAFDALEVDATYQLFPLKEEEFSVFLGELKKPDSPIFGLNVTVPYKEKVIPYLDNLNPYAQKVKAVNTIVIGKNRRLTGYNTDGPGFLAHITELGFNPQSKRISILGAGGAARAILSVFCMIEQAPQWIKIYDVDYDKAKMLVSDLSQNLNCEKVEVCQSIDDLNIELSDLLINATPIGLKDSDEVLIEPDLLHSDMLVYDLIYNPDQTKFLKMAKEKGAKTSNGLGMLFYQGVLAFQHWAEIDLPEVVRSKMKNALQQGVK; translated from the coding sequence ATGAATGAGCAAAAATCTATTTATGGGTTGGTAGGCTATCCTTTAGGCCATAGCCTATCACCCTTAATGCATAACGCTGCGTTTGATGCGTTAGAAGTAGATGCGACATATCAGTTGTTTCCCCTTAAAGAAGAAGAGTTTTCGGTTTTTTTAGGAGAATTAAAAAAACCAGATAGCCCCATCTTTGGCCTAAATGTCACTGTTCCTTACAAAGAAAAAGTTATCCCATATCTCGATAATCTCAATCCTTATGCGCAGAAAGTCAAAGCTGTTAATACAATTGTCATTGGAAAAAATAGAAGGCTTACTGGATACAATACGGATGGCCCAGGTTTTTTGGCTCACATAACAGAGCTTGGTTTTAATCCGCAATCAAAACGTATTTCAATTTTAGGGGCAGGGGGAGCAGCCCGAGCGATTCTTTCAGTATTTTGTATGATTGAACAGGCTCCTCAGTGGATTAAAATTTATGATGTTGATTATGATAAGGCAAAAATGCTTGTTTCTGATCTTTCGCAAAATTTAAACTGCGAAAAGGTAGAGGTGTGCCAGAGTATTGATGATCTTAATATTGAGCTGTCGGATCTTTTGATTAATGCTACGCCGATTGGATTAAAAGATTCAGATGAGGTTCTTATTGAGCCAGACTTATTGCATTCAGATATGCTGGTGTACGATTTAATTTATAATCCTGACCAAACAAAGTTTTTGAAGATGGCAAAAGAAAAAGGAGCAAAAACTTCTAACGGATTGGGCATGCTCTTTTATCAAGGCGTTTTGGCTTTTCAGCATTGGGCCGAAATTGATCTGCCGGAGGTTGTTCGATCCAAAATGAAAAATGCTCTTCAGCAAGGAGTTAAATAA
- a CDS encoding 2-isopropylmalate synthase has translation MNKKDKVFIFDTTLRDGEQAPGASMNETEKLEVAFALERLGVDIIEAGFPIISKGDFNSVRNVAKHIKKSSVCGLARSMKKDIDACYNAIKDAKRPRIHVFLATSKIHLEHKLKRSKDEILKMAVDAVKYARKKTDDIEFSPEDASRTEKDFLYAIVEAVIKAGAKTVNIPDTVGYGVPDQFGQLISDIRNNVPNINKAIISVHCHNDLGIAVANSLAAIKNGARQVECTVNGIGERAGNASVEEIIMALQTRSDYYGCSTGIKTQEICRISRLVSKYSGFLVAPNKAIVGANAFRHEAGIHQDGVLKERTTYEIMKPEDVGFVETGLVLGKHSGRHAFRVRLKALGIDLKDEELDRAFDRFKNVADKKKEVYDEDLIAIAEDEAKLIPKAWQLVSLSSTSGTKIEPEATVAIKSKGKTFEKSSSGDGPVDACYKAIESIVKLKGELLDYAIQSVTRGKDALGEVTVKVRIKGKSYIAHGASTDILEASAKAYLNAINKMIAQSK, from the coding sequence ATGAATAAAAAAGATAAAGTTTTTATATTTGACACAACGTTGCGCGACGGCGAACAAGCGCCTGGCGCAAGTATGAACGAAACGGAAAAGCTAGAAGTGGCTTTTGCGTTAGAGCGTTTGGGTGTCGATATTATCGAAGCAGGATTTCCTATCATTTCAAAAGGAGATTTTAATTCTGTTCGTAATGTGGCTAAACACATCAAGAAGTCAAGTGTTTGTGGTTTGGCGCGATCAATGAAAAAAGATATTGATGCGTGTTATAACGCAATTAAAGATGCAAAGCGTCCGCGCATTCATGTATTTTTGGCAACATCGAAGATTCATTTGGAACATAAATTAAAACGAAGCAAAGATGAAATCTTAAAAATGGCTGTTGATGCCGTTAAGTACGCGAGAAAAAAGACAGATGATATTGAATTTTCTCCGGAAGATGCGTCGAGAACAGAAAAAGATTTTTTGTACGCAATCGTTGAGGCTGTTATCAAAGCTGGCGCTAAGACGGTTAATATTCCAGATACAGTTGGTTATGGTGTTCCGGATCAATTTGGACAATTGATTTCAGATATTCGAAATAACGTGCCAAATATTAACAAGGCCATTATTTCTGTTCATTGTCATAATGATTTGGGTATTGCTGTTGCAAATTCTTTGGCTGCGATCAAAAATGGTGCACGTCAGGTTGAATGCACGGTCAATGGTATCGGCGAACGTGCAGGAAATGCATCTGTCGAAGAGATCATCATGGCATTGCAAACACGGTCAGATTATTATGGATGTTCGACGGGAATTAAAACGCAGGAAATTTGTAGAATTTCGCGTTTGGTTAGTAAATATAGTGGTTTTTTAGTTGCTCCAAACAAGGCTATTGTTGGGGCGAATGCATTTCGTCACGAAGCGGGTATCCATCAGGATGGTGTTTTAAAGGAAAGAACAACTTATGAAATCATGAAACCAGAAGATGTTGGTTTTGTTGAAACCGGTTTGGTTTTAGGAAAACATTCTGGGCGGCATGCTTTTCGTGTTCGTTTAAAAGCTTTGGGCATTGACTTAAAAGATGAAGAACTAGACCGGGCGTTTGATCGTTTTAAAAATGTTGCGGACAAGAAAAAAGAAGTTTACGACGAAGACTTAATTGCTATTGCTGAGGATGAGGCGAAATTGATTCCAAAGGCATGGCAGTTGGTCAGCCTTTCTTCGACAAGCGGAACAAAAATTGAACCAGAGGCTACGGTGGCGATTAAATCAAAAGGAAAAACTTTTGAAAAAAGTTCTTCCGGAGATGGACCAGTCGACGCATGTTATAAAGCGATTGAAAGCATTGTTAAGCTTAAAGGTGAACTTTTGGATTATGCGATTCAGTCGGTTACACGCGGCAAAGATGCTTTAGGAGAGGTTACCGTCAAGGTGCGCATCAAAGGCAAAAGTTATATCGCCCATGGTGCAAGCACAGATATCTTAGAGGCATCGGCTAAAGCGTATTTGAATGCAATCAACAAAATGATTGCGCAATCAAAATAA
- the ilvC gene encoding ketol-acid reductoisomerase, with the protein MAKIYYDKDASFDAIKDKVIAIIGYGIQGRGQALNLRDSGLNVIVSELEDTENYALAVEDGFKPMDAKKAAKKADILQILTQDHVQAMLYKKAIKKNLTAGKSLVFSHGFNIHFGQIVPPADVDVFMIAPKGPGALVRSQYEEGKGVPCLVAIHQDATGNALQTALAYAKGIGGTRAGVIETTFKEETETDLFGEQAVLCGGVSELVKAGFDTLVDAGYQPEIAYFECLHELKLITDLIYSSGIQGMRKCVSDTAEYGDLSRGKRIISDKTRKVMQKMLTEVQSGKFAKEWIRENKKGRPNFTQWRKEADEHKIEEVGLTLRGMMPWMK; encoded by the coding sequence ATGGCAAAAATTTATTATGACAAAGATGCAAGTTTTGATGCAATCAAAGACAAAGTTATTGCAATCATCGGTTACGGTATTCAAGGCCGAGGACAAGCGCTTAATCTTCGTGATAGCGGATTAAATGTTATTGTTAGCGAGCTTGAAGATACTGAAAATTATGCCTTGGCTGTTGAGGACGGATTTAAACCGATGGATGCAAAGAAGGCGGCTAAGAAAGCAGATATCCTTCAGATTTTGACACAAGATCATGTTCAGGCAATGCTTTATAAAAAAGCCATTAAGAAGAATTTGACAGCAGGCAAATCGCTTGTTTTTTCTCATGGATTTAATATTCATTTTGGTCAAATTGTTCCGCCGGCTGATGTTGATGTTTTTATGATTGCGCCTAAAGGACCAGGTGCACTTGTTAGAAGTCAGTACGAAGAGGGAAAAGGTGTTCCTTGTTTGGTTGCGATTCATCAAGATGCAACAGGCAATGCTCTTCAAACCGCTTTAGCTTATGCTAAGGGTATTGGCGGAACACGTGCTGGTGTTATTGAAACAACTTTTAAGGAAGAAACAGAAACAGACCTTTTCGGTGAGCAAGCTGTTTTATGTGGCGGTGTTAGTGAGCTTGTTAAAGCTGGTTTTGATACGCTCGTTGATGCTGGCTATCAACCAGAGATTGCTTATTTTGAATGCCTGCATGAGCTTAAGCTCATCACAGACTTGATTTATTCGTCAGGTATTCAAGGAATGAGAAAATGTGTTTCTGATACGGCTGAATATGGTGATCTTTCTCGAGGAAAGCGCATCATCAGCGACAAGACACGTAAAGTTATGCAAAAGATGTTAACGGAAGTCCAATCTGGTAAATTTGCTAAAGAGTGGATCCGAGAAAATAAAAAAGGAAGACCAAATTTTACCCAATGGCGTAAAGAAGCAGACGAACACAAAATAGAAGAAGTTGGTCTCACGCTTCGCGGTATGATGCCTTGGATGAAATGA
- the pfkA gene encoding 6-phosphofructokinase: MKKIAILTSGGDGPGMNAAIRSVVRMAVYNGLEVKGVMRGYSGLINDEVIDLNHRSVANMISRGGTFLKTARSPEFRNEEGQKKAVATIKKYGIDAVVVIGGDGSYAGALDLFKKWKIPTIGLPGTIDNDLRGTDQTIGCNTAVNTALDAIDKIRDTAHSMERIFVVEVMGNRSGYIALQVALGSGAEDVIIPERKFDYEAMYEDIKKGHAKGKISWMIIVAEGAGKAHEVAQKVTEVTGFESRYVVLGHIQRGGVPTASDRILATRVGAAAIECLLRGEYGKAVGVVQDKINVVDLGQACSINVVPIDEYYQLVKILT, from the coding sequence ATAAAAAAAATAGCAATTTTAACTTCTGGCGGTGATGGTCCGGGTATGAACGCAGCGATTCGAAGCGTTGTGCGCATGGCAGTGTATAATGGTTTAGAAGTGAAAGGTGTTATGCGTGGATATAGCGGATTAATTAATGATGAAGTTATTGACTTAAATCATCGATCTGTGGCCAACATGATTAGCCGCGGCGGAACGTTCTTAAAAACAGCTCGTTCTCCTGAATTTAGAAATGAAGAGGGGCAAAAAAAGGCGGTTGCGACCATCAAAAAATATGGTATTGATGCAGTTGTTGTGATTGGTGGGGATGGAAGTTATGCTGGAGCGCTTGATCTTTTTAAAAAATGGAAAATTCCAACGATTGGCCTTCCAGGGACAATTGATAACGACCTTCGCGGAACAGATCAAACGATAGGTTGCAATACAGCGGTTAATACTGCACTTGATGCGATTGATAAAATTCGAGACACCGCGCATAGTATGGAACGTATTTTTGTTGTTGAGGTTATGGGCAATCGTTCAGGATACATTGCACTTCAGGTTGCTTTAGGTTCAGGAGCAGAAGATGTAATTATCCCAGAAAGAAAATTTGATTATGAAGCGATGTATGAAGATATTAAGAAAGGGCATGCTAAAGGAAAAATCAGCTGGATGATTATTGTGGCCGAGGGTGCTGGCAAGGCTCATGAAGTTGCTCAAAAAGTAACAGAGGTTACAGGCTTTGAAAGTCGTTATGTTGTTTTGGGTCATATTCAAAGAGGTGGTGTTCCGACGGCATCTGATCGAATTTTAGCAACACGGGTTGGGGCAGCTGCCATTGAATGTCTTCTTAGAGGAGAGTATGGTAAAGCGGTCGGTGTTGTGCAGGATAAAATTAATGTTGTTGATTTGGGACAAGCGTGTAGCATCAATGTTGTTCCTATTGATGAATATTATCAGTTGGTTAAAATTTTGACATAA
- the ahcY gene encoding adenosylhomocysteinase — MTKLKDSVQNYKIADISLAEFGHKEIELAEKEMPGLMVLQKRYGKEKPLKGARITGSLHMTIQTAVLIKTLVELGAQVRWASCNIFSTQDHAAAAIADLGVPVFAWKGETLKEYWWCTLQALSFSEGKGPTLIVDDGGDATMMVHKGCEVEDDASILDANVETEDEKELYACLKEILKQDKDKWHRMAKDIKGVSEETTTGVHRLYQMMADNKLLFPAFNVNDSVTKSKFDNLYGCRESLADGIKRATDIMIAGKVVVVCGYGDVGKGSARSMKSYGARVIITEIDPICALQAAMEGFEVKIIEDVLDVGDIYVTTTGNLEIITADHMSKMKDSAIVCNIGHFDNEIQVTKLEHWPGIKKINVKPQVDLYYFPDGHSIILLAQGRLVNLGCATGHPSFVMSNSFTNQTLAQLDLWKNEYKIGVYRLPKKLDEEVARLHLDHVGAKLTVMTEKQSKYIGYPVGGPYKPEHYRY, encoded by the coding sequence ATGACAAAATTGAAAGACAGTGTTCAGAATTATAAAATTGCCGATATCTCTTTGGCTGAATTTGGGCATAAAGAAATTGAACTTGCTGAAAAAGAAATGCCAGGATTAATGGTTCTTCAAAAAAGATACGGAAAAGAAAAACCATTAAAAGGCGCTCGCATTACTGGATCGCTCCACATGACAATTCAAACAGCAGTTCTGATTAAAACTTTAGTTGAACTGGGTGCGCAGGTTAGGTGGGCGAGTTGCAATATTTTCTCGACTCAAGATCATGCTGCCGCAGCGATTGCTGATTTGGGTGTTCCTGTTTTTGCTTGGAAAGGCGAGACACTGAAAGAGTATTGGTGGTGTACGCTTCAGGCACTATCATTTTCTGAAGGCAAAGGACCGACACTGATTGTTGACGATGGCGGTGACGCAACTATGATGGTTCACAAAGGTTGCGAGGTCGAAGACGATGCATCTATTTTGGATGCCAATGTCGAGACAGAAGATGAAAAAGAATTGTACGCTTGTCTCAAAGAAATTCTAAAACAAGATAAAGATAAATGGCATCGCATGGCCAAAGATATCAAAGGTGTTTCTGAAGAGACAACAACGGGTGTTCACAGGCTTTATCAGATGATGGCGGACAACAAGCTTTTATTTCCCGCGTTTAATGTTAATGACTCTGTAACAAAATCAAAATTTGATAATCTCTATGGTTGCCGTGAATCTTTAGCTGATGGTATTAAGCGCGCAACGGATATTATGATTGCAGGCAAAGTGGTTGTTGTTTGCGGTTATGGAGATGTTGGAAAAGGATCGGCGCGCTCAATGAAAAGTTATGGAGCAAGGGTTATTATTACCGAGATTGATCCTATTTGTGCGCTTCAAGCTGCCATGGAAGGTTTTGAAGTCAAGATAATCGAAGATGTTTTGGATGTTGGGGATATTTATGTGACCACAACGGGAAACCTCGAAATTATTACAGCAGACCATATGTCTAAAATGAAAGATAGCGCGATTGTTTGTAACATTGGTCATTTTGATAATGAGATTCAGGTTACAAAACTCGAGCATTGGCCAGGAATCAAAAAAATTAATGTTAAGCCTCAGGTTGATTTGTATTATTTTCCTGATGGGCATTCTATTATTCTTTTAGCACAGGGACGTTTGGTTAATTTGGGTTGTGCAACGGGCCACCCGTCTTTTGTTATGAGCAATTCGTTTACAAACCAAACGTTAGCACAGCTTGATCTTTGGAAAAATGAATATAAGATTGGTGTTTATCGATTACCTAAGAAATTAGACGAAGAAGTTGCTCGTTTGCATCTTGATCATGTTGGCGCAAAACTTACAGTTATGACGGAGAAACAATCAAAATATATTGGTTATCCAGTTGGAGGACCATATAAACCAGAACATTATCGGTATTAA
- the metK gene encoding methionine adenosyltransferase → MKGKYFITSESVGNGHPDKVCDQISDAVLDAVLQGDPKGRVACETFITTGLVVVGGEITTTTYVNIQKLVKEVLLDIGYTHDKYGFSAHTCAILNAIVSQSPDIAQGVDSGGAGDQGIMIGYACDETKELMPLPIMLAHKIVKRVEDVRKSKKLDYLGPDCKSQVTIEYRDGKPVRADAIVLACQHTEKILDKTGKKITDKSRKQMIDMIIRPILDKLIDKKTKFYVNQTGKFVVGGPQSDTGVTGRKIIVDTYGGVVSHGGGAFSGKDPSKVDRSATYMARYIAKNVVAAKLAKKCWVQLGYAIGKAEPVSIMVDTFDTGKISEQEIVKMIEENFDLTPCGIVKTLDLLKPIYRKTATYGHFGREEFSWEKTDKAAKLAKALK, encoded by the coding sequence GTGAAAGGAAAATATTTTATTACATCAGAATCAGTTGGAAATGGACATCCAGATAAAGTGTGTGATCAGATTTCTGATGCTGTTTTAGATGCTGTTCTACAGGGTGACCCAAAAGGACGAGTTGCTTGTGAGACGTTTATTACAACAGGGCTCGTTGTTGTCGGCGGGGAAATTACAACAACAACATATGTTAATATTCAGAAATTGGTTAAAGAGGTTCTTTTGGATATTGGATATACTCATGATAAGTACGGATTTTCAGCGCATACATGCGCCATTTTAAATGCGATTGTTAGTCAGTCTCCGGATATTGCGCAAGGTGTTGATTCTGGTGGAGCGGGCGATCAAGGCATTATGATTGGTTATGCTTGCGATGAAACAAAGGAGCTTATGCCGTTGCCGATTATGTTGGCTCACAAGATTGTTAAGAGGGTTGAAGATGTTCGAAAGTCAAAAAAGTTAGATTATCTTGGCCCAGATTGCAAGAGTCAAGTTACGATTGAATATAGAGATGGAAAACCAGTGCGCGCTGATGCTATTGTTTTAGCGTGTCAGCATACAGAAAAGATTCTTGATAAGACAGGTAAAAAGATTACGGATAAATCAAGAAAGCAAATGATTGACATGATTATTCGACCGATTTTAGACAAATTGATTGATAAGAAAACAAAGTTTTATGTTAATCAGACAGGAAAATTTGTTGTTGGTGGGCCACAATCAGATACAGGTGTCACAGGGCGAAAGATTATTGTTGATACATATGGTGGGGTTGTTTCGCATGGCGGTGGTGCTTTTTCTGGAAAAGATCCAAGCAAGGTTGACAGATCTGCAACATATATGGCACGTTATATCGCGAAAAATGTTGTTGCTGCAAAGTTGGCTAAGAAATGCTGGGTTCAGCTTGGATACGCTATTGGTAAGGCAGAGCCGGTTAGCATTATGGTTGATACGTTTGACACAGGAAAGATTTCTGAGCAAGAAATCGTTAAGATGATTGAAGAGAATTTTGATTTAACGCCTTGTGGTATTGTTAAGACGTTGGATCTTTTAAAGCCCATTTATCGTAAGACTGCAACATATGGTCATTTTGGGCGAGAAGAATTTTCTTGGGAAAAAACAGACAAAGCAGCAAAGCTTGCCAAAGCTTTAAAGTAA
- a CDS encoding nucleotidyltransferase family protein, producing MKTLILAAGYGTRLYPLTKDQPKPLLPIGDKPLIDHLIEKVKNASDLSEVYVVTNDKFFEHFKDWASGKKDFSFPITIINDKTETPEDRLGSIGDIRFVANQHDIKEDLLVIGGDNLFDYALDEFLNFAKEQSDKVTVGLYDIKEKEMAKKFGVAMMNGNRNITVFEEKPAKPKTSLIAMCLYYMPVETLSLIAEYIKESGKVDLAGDYIKWLCQLKKLLGFQFEGKWYDIGSIEAYTQAQIDFRINS from the coding sequence ATGAAAACTTTAATTCTGGCAGCAGGTTATGGGACGCGATTGTACCCTTTGACAAAGGATCAACCAAAGCCGTTACTTCCTATTGGTGATAAGCCGCTGATTGATCATTTGATTGAAAAAGTAAAGAATGCTTCAGATTTAAGTGAAGTTTACGTTGTTACGAATGATAAATTTTTTGAGCATTTTAAAGATTGGGCTTCTGGAAAAAAAGATTTTTCTTTTCCAATTACAATTATTAATGATAAAACAGAAACACCAGAAGATCGATTAGGTTCTATTGGTGATATTCGGTTTGTTGCTAATCAGCATGACATAAAGGAAGATTTGCTTGTTATTGGCGGAGATAATTTATTTGATTATGCCTTAGATGAGTTTTTAAATTTTGCTAAAGAGCAGAGCGATAAGGTCACAGTAGGACTTTATGATATTAAAGAAAAAGAAATGGCAAAAAAGTTTGGCGTTGCCATGATGAATGGAAATCGAAACATTACTGTTTTTGAAGAGAAGCCTGCGAAGCCCAAAACAAGCTTGATTGCGATGTGCCTTTATTACATGCCGGTAGAAACACTTTCTTTAATTGCAGAGTATATCAAAGAATCTGGAAAAGTTGATTTGGCTGGGGATTATATTAAGTGGCTTTGTCAGCTAAAGAAGCTTTTAGGATTTCAGTTTGAAGGAAAATGGTATGATATAGGAAGTATCGAGGCTTATACTCAAGCGCAAATTGATTTTAGAATAAATTCTTAA